A part of Acropora palmata chromosome 8, jaAcrPala1.3, whole genome shotgun sequence genomic DNA contains:
- the LOC141890363 gene encoding uncharacterized protein LOC141890363, whose protein sequence is MPSLKMARNHLLISHYEGIVDDEEFLLLYDINTSPNLDLPYDLYERFDFDGLDDDECLSEFRFRKHDLPLLAEVLQIPDKITLYQRSVCSGLEALCLVLRRLAYPCRYADLISTFARPVPVLCMICNYMIDFIYETHNHRLLQWNNQVLNANALETYATAITAKGSPLNNCFGFIDGTVRPICRPGENQQIVYNGHKRIHALKFQSVALPNGIIGNLFGPVEGKRHDSGMLRDSRLLDDLQRHAFSPAARPLCLYGDPAYPLRLHLQAPFRNVRLTPQMEAFNSSMSSLRTSVEWLFGDICTYFKFIDFKKDLKIGLSTVGKMYTVCALLRNALTCLYGNTTSKFFDLEPPALQDYFE, encoded by the exons atgCCTTCTTTAAAAATGGCTAGAAATCACCTTCTCATAAGCCATTACGAAGGGATTGTAGATGACGAAGAATTTCTTCTGTTATACGACATCAACACATCACCAAATCTTGATTTACCGTACGATTTGTACGAGCGTTTTGACTTTGATGGTCTGGACGACGACGAATGTCTTTCGGAATTTCGTTTCCGTAAGCACGATCTGCCTTTGCTCGCTGAAGTACTTCAGATTCCGGACAAAATAACATTATACCAAAGAAGTGTTTGCTCTGGTCTGGAGGCCCTTTGTCTTGTGCTTAGGCGACTTGCATATCCTTGTCGATATGCTGATCTGATCAGCACATTTGCACGACCCGTTCCAGTTCTTTGCATGATATGCAACTATATGATTGATTTCATATATGAGACTCATAACCACAGACTCCTGCAATGGAACAACCAGGTTCTAAATGCAAACGCTCTAGAAACATATGCTACTGCTATTACTGCCAAAGGTTCGCctttaaataattgtttcGGCTTTATTGACGGAACTGTTAGGCCAATCTGCAGACCAGGAGAAAATCAACAAATAGTTTACAATGGGCACAAAAGGATTCATGCACTGAAATTTCAGTCGGTAGCTCTGCCCAATGGTATTATTGGAAACTTGTTTGGACCTGTGG aGGGCAAACGTCATGATTCAGGGATGCTGAGGGATTCTCGCCTCCTTGATGACCTGCAAAGACATGCCTTCTCACCTGCAGCACGCCCACTGTGCCTATATGGGGACCCAGCTTACCCCTTGAGGTTACACCTTCAGGCACCCTTCCGAAATGTCAGGCTTACCCCACAAATGGAAGCGTTCAACAGCTCCATGAGCTCCCTCAGGACCTCTGTAGAGTGGCTGTTCGGTGATATATGTACTTACTTCAAGTTTATTGACTTCAAGAAGGACTTGAAAATTGGTCTTTCGACAGTGGGAAAAATGTACACAGTGTGTGCATTATTGAGGAATGCACTTACTTGTCTATATGGCAATACAACATCAAAATTCTTTGATCTAGAACCCCCAGCCCTGCAGGATTATTTTGAGTAG